The genomic interval GCTGACACATCCATGCACCGGAATAAGACATTATAATGGTAATTTGTACGTTGCTTCCAAACAAGCATTATATCGATACACAATGACGGGCATGCTGCTGGACAAGATGTATGAAGACACATCGGGGCCGTGCACAGGTTATCATatgatattattaataaatgtatcattATACAGATCAGcggattttgtttttaataagggAAAGTATCGGTACTGAACCTAATGGGAAAAGTTACCTCGGACAATCCGAAATTTGTGAAACCAACAATTCTCGTTGTGAAATCAAATTATACAATATAcgttttaaaactttaattatttagaacaTTATTGATTAAGTGTAACAAATATTATGAACACTTTTAGACTGaacatttgtataattataaagttttatattaaacaatacatataaaaGTTAAATTATGAAATCTTTTGTACACTTGTGTTTGTTTGCAGGACTAATTCTAATTCTGTCTGACCCGTTAAACAAATGAGCTACTAGTTGTGTATTTATAAATTTCTATTCTACTTCACAGTCTACAGGTTTACACTGAACGCGAATGGTGATCGGATTTATGTCCTCGACCATAAGAATCACAAGGTCCTGACCCTGAACTTATGCTATTTCTTATCAGTTGATTATCTATTACTCCATGACGCGTTTATGGCGGTTACACGTAGGCGTAGGTCGGCAGACATGCCCTTGTGACCTTTAAGGAGAGCTGTGTTACTCGATTTCAACGTAAAACGCAGTGGACTATTTTCACGATTCATAAATGTTATGAAAAGTATACTGTTCCGCGAACTCTTTTCACGGCGCCGCaaactctttctcggcgcggagGCGACAATGTGGCAGTTATCAGGTGTTTACTACCTTATACATCTTGCTTGCAAAAGATGGTTcaaaccttagttgttcgcaagcgaacaacaaAATAGTAACCTCATTGATCCGAAAACGGGTGGAAGATAAAAATGCTGCTTCTCGATGCGCTATTTCATTTCTTAGTGCATTCGCACAGTCTTGTCAGGAACTACCCTGTCCGCTATTACTTCACACAAGACTTCATTGTTTGATTAGTGAACAGGGTTTCAATAGATTTCCGATTCCAGCGACCCTAGAGGACTATTATTTTTGTAGAATTCGAATAACGCGTCACgttttgacatttttgttttcttttcctgTATACATGGGCACATTATGATGTGATCGTTTTAGAAGCGCGTTTGGTTTGTGATTGATTATGGGGTAAGTGTTAGGTTCGTCTAGTTTAAACCGCAAATAATTCGCATTGATCATTCCAACAGTTTTGATCATTTAGAATAAGTGTTCTCAGGGGTGTGATTTATCCTCTTTTCAGCTGATTTTTCCCTTTCAACGTCGaactaattttacaaataattgtaAACTTTGATGGATCTATATAGATCTATATAGAAACAAAATGTTTAGTTGAACCTTGTTTGTGGGATTCGGTACGGCATTTTTCTCCCCTGAGTTcgttcttaaatcacacccctgaaatACGTAATAAAAAAATAGATATCCAGTTGATAGCGTTTCATTATTGAAAACAGGGAGCTAAGAATACAAAGTATGATCATCTATCACAACTAGTTATTGTCTGAGTGTTCTGCAAATGTGCCCGGCATCAGAACCGAGAACGTCCCACGTCATCCGCGTTCAACGCGAATAACCATGAAAGCTGAAATTTTTTTCTGTTGCAGAAAACATTCCGGGGACGTGTTTGCATACAGTCGGATCCCCCCTTAACATTCTCGGCTTTTGTGTTCCCTTAGCTACGCCACTGTTCTGTACGAAGAAGCGAAATACCTGCAATGTTATGATCGCACGTCCGTTCCCGGCGAAATAAATAATTATCTCAATTTATAATGACTTCATGAAGTATAATCGCGTTATCGTGCTTGCAACGAACTGGCTTTACGGAAACCCGTTATACATATATCCATGTATACACCAGCGCGTAATCGATACTAGCATAAACTAGAACATAAACCATCTAGTTTCGTTTTCACTTATCAAGTTATAATGGCTGTAAATTAGCTTTACATGTAATAAAGGGATCTGAACACGCTAGCAGACTTGTAAAGGCGATCTGGGCTATTGTGAAACCATCATTTGTGAATGCATACCTACTTACTTATAACATTCGGGTGATCTTCGCTTGTGATAACAAACCTAAAGATAAAATGGCGACAAAAGAAGACACACCTGTGTTACAGAAAGGTTCAGACGCGTTATTCGACTATTGTTGTTGTGTGTGCGATGACAATGCTTCTTTAACAGAGGCACACTTCTATTGTGAGAGTTGTTGTAAGTGGTACTGTGACCAGTGTGTGTCTCTTCATGGTCAGATGTACAAGAAACACACAACGCTTGGGAAGATGGAGCAAGTAAAATGGCCGGTCGCCAGGGGCGTAGCAGAGCTCTTGACAAAATGTGAGGAACACAAAGGGAAAACGATTGAAATGTTCTGTGCGGACCATAGTCATTTGTGCTGTACGACGTGTGTACTGCTCGATCATAGGTAAGTAGATTTCAATATTTGaattttgagacttaaattatgtgttcatttaatttaaatgtaccATTTAATGATCAATCATCCGAAAATTAGGTTAGTTGACATAGATATATTTACCAATCGTCTTCTAAGTGACTTAATTAGATGTTTCGCTACTGTTGAGTTCATTTATTGGTATTTGTTCACGCTGTATTTGTCGAAGGCTTGAACATTTTTTACGAATTATGAATACCAATCAATAATAATGACCATGTGTATATATGCGTAAGTCACGTGTTTAACCAATTATTTATTACGAAAAATGTCGTTTGTGTTAATGCTTAAGCTTTTACTTTTTTTCAAGTTTCGATATTAACATCAATATATATCTTACATAACAATATGTGAACGAACCGCATTAGATCATATGCGACATATTGCTTAATCACTCAATGAGTatataataaagtaaaaaaatgatttatttagtCAAACATTTTGCATGCCTTCAGGAAATGTAACAAGGTTACTCAAATAACCAGTGGGGAACACAAAAAGGAACATGACGATCTACAAAAGCTGACAACCGACATCAATAGCTTGACACAGCGTCTCAGAAAACTGATTGAACAGAAAGAGGACAATGTCAGGTCACTGCAGTGTGAGTACGACAACATTATAGAAGAGATCACTCTCGTGCGTGAGAAATTTAATGCCGCATTAGATTTACTGGTGCAGCGTACTATAAATGAAGGAAGAGAAGTGGTAGCTCGTCTGCAAAAATCTCTGCAAGCTGATGTATTCTTGGGTAAAGCTGCTCTGAAAAGGATTCAATCCCTACAAGATGCGTCCGATAAAATTGCGCCACACGATTCAGAATTATCTACCGTTGCATTTATGAAAATCGAAAATGAGCTGTTAACCTCTGACTCAATTTTACGCGAGATAGATTCAAAATCTGATTTCACTTTATCATTTACCCTtgacaaaaatattgaaaattgtttAGCTACAATGACAACGCTTGGCACTATTAACACTTCAAATAGAAGCACAGTTATTGCAACAATAAGAAATTCACGTTACAATATAAAGCTAAGTGGTGAAGAAACATGTGAGATACGATGCATATGTGAGATGCCTAACGGTAATGTCATTATTGCCGACGCTAAAAACAACAAGATAAAGATACTTGATAAACACTTCCATGTGGTCAGTTACTGTGATATACCAGCACATCCTTTCTACGTGTGTCAGATAACAGACGCTGAAGTGGCTGTTGCAGTTTATAATTGGGTAAGCGTACAAGAGATTCACATACTTGCACTGAAAAATGATACTATGGTTGAGAAAGAAATATTTAAGCTGACGCATCCATGCACCGGAATTAGACACTATAATGGTCATTTGTACGTTACATCCAAACAAGCGTTATACCGGTACACAATGACGGGCATGCTGCTGGACAAGATGTATGAAGACACATCGGGTTCTCACACAGGTTTACATAtgattttattatcaaattaatgtTACTTATACATATCAGCGAATTTGAATTAATGGTATCATATGACGATTgttaataaatttgtttaattatCGTCGGCCATATTCATATGTTGGTTTAAGATTGCGGGAGTACAATGTTTGCATTGAAATCTGATATACATGTGTTAAACATTTAGTTATTTATCacattatttattacattatttataaGTCAAAACAGATTTAATGAATACTATAAGAATttaaatttgtatcattattaagtattatattaaaaaaacaaatgaaagtAAAATGGTGTAGATGAAATCGTTTGTACACTTGTGTTTGTTTGCAGGACTAATTCTGTCTGATCCGTTAAACAAACGAGCTACTAgttatgtatttataaatttcTATTCTACTTCACAGTCTACAGGTTTGCACTGAACGCGAATGTTGATCGGATTTATGTCCTCGACCTTACAAATCACAAGGTCCTGACCCTGAACATGAGTGGACAGTTCTTGGCGTCCTTCACTGACCCGGAACTTAAACAGCCGATTGACGTACACGTGACAGAGTCAGGACAAGTGTTGGTGTGTGGACACACTTCACAGAACATCATTCAACTCAACAGCGAGGGGACATAGAAAATTGCTAATGTAGCTTCACTGAAGGAAGAAACGCAACTTTTGTCCATCTGTTGCTCGAGACACAGTGGTTTTATATTTGTAGGAAGGAATAGTAAAAATGACATTGTAGTGTATGACACAAAATGACATAATGTTGAGTGTTTAACTTAACACTTTTCTTTTAAAATTCCATTTGTGATAAAAATTAGCAGAGCTACCGATTAAAAATTGACGCATAGTGAAAATAGGTAATATCTCTATTGGCATGACATGTGCGCTATAACTGAAATGTAATGATATATCCATATCTTTATGAACAATGAACTattatttattgttcatttatATATAATGCTTATTTTTTAAAGTAGTTATACACCTATATTACTATTTATATCACATTGTACGTTCGCAAAAAATTTAAACGAGAGAGTGACTTtggtttgattttgttttattaaaatgttatgccacTCCCCGACGGTATCTTACTTTGACACTTATTCATATGCGCGGGAGTTGACCGTTGTTTGCATCACTTTTCTGTCATTCATATAGCCCTACCTATCAGACACATTTTTTTCTGTCCGCGACATCTTTTTCGCGAGGCAAAATTCTAGCTCACTTGAGCAGCATTAACACTTCGACAATGCTATATTGAATGAATGTGCATATACACGCAAAATACGACAGGGAAGTTAATAATTTGTAGCGAATTGTTCTCCATGTTTTTGCCttgtatatacataaatataaataaataaataaataaattaatatatatttatatacatatataattagaAATTAGACatttataaataagtatatatatatatatatatatatatatatatatatatatatatatatatatatatatatatatatatatatatatatatgtatatatatatatatatatgagaaaaaaattgttcaaagaGTGCAAACAATAAGTTTTTATACCCTAGCGCTTTAGACTATAAATCTTCTGAACAATTTCtttctaatatatataatatgctgTATTATACTTGTTTTTCCATATATGTATTAACTGATTTATGATACATAAATCAATGATTGAACTGTGTTTCAAAAGATAACACCACTTTTtgagtacatgtatgtaaatattgttgtagGTTGATGGGAGTGCTTTAGTATTGCATATTGTATAACAACTAGTATTCTTTAACGTGCAAATAAATGTGAAGTATTTTGTATTGCCATACATTACCATAAACTGTTGTATAATGCACTGAATGTGCTGACATCATTTACATGCGTCTGCTTGCGGCTAAGCCTAGAAAGATAATGACTGAGCTATAAATAAGCTAACATGATTACTGACATAGCTGTGTTGTTTGTATGTgataattcaataaataaatacacaaatatagatGATATATAACATTATGTGTGCTTGAATTAACATCGTTACTTTACAGCTACAAACTAATATCATGCAGTTTAGACTCTGATTTATGAATGAATAGTTATCCTCGATTACCGTAAATTCGCGACCTTaacatttaatgtcaatattaaaataataacacataaaaaaaacaacgaaaaaaaaaataaataaaataaattcattccTCGCTGATTTGTTCCATTATGATGTCCACACAATGTTTTTAAAGCTCTTAAATGTCAATATTCTTGACATTAGTGTAAAGcgtcagccattttgttttacTACCCTTGATTCGCGGGTATGACGTCATACAAAATTTCATTACAATGTCGAATAATTACTTTTAACAGTTTACATTGGTTTCTGATGcaaatgaaac from Dreissena polymorpha isolate Duluth1 chromosome 1, UMN_Dpol_1.0, whole genome shotgun sequence carries:
- the LOC127859663 gene encoding uncharacterized protein LOC127859663 isoform X2, with the protein product MFCVDHSQLCCTACVLLDHRKCNKVTQITSGEHKKEHDDLQKLTTDINSLTQRLRKLIEQKEDNVRSLQCEYDNIIEEITLVREKFNAALDLLVQRTINEGREVVARLQKSLQADVFLGKAALKRIQSLQDASDKIAPHDSELSTVAFMKIENELLTSDSILREIDSKSDFTLSFTLDKNIENCLATMTTLGTINTSNRSTVIATIRNSRYNIKLSGEETCEIRCICEMPNGNVIIADAKNNKIKILDKHFHVVSYCDIPAHPFYVCQITDAEVAVAVYNWVSVQEIHILALKNDTMVEKEIFKLTHPCTGIRHYNGHLYVTSKQALYRYTMTGMLLDKMYEDTSGSHTVYRFALNANVDRIYVLDLTNHKVLTLNMSGQFLASFTDPELKQPIDVHVTESGQVLVCGHTSQNIIQLNSEGT
- the LOC127859663 gene encoding uncharacterized protein LOC127859663 isoform X1, giving the protein MATKEDTPVLQKGSDALFDYCCCVCDDNASLTEAHFYCESCCKWYCDQCVSLHGQMYKKHTTLGKMEQVKWPVARGVAELLTKCEEHKGKTIEMFCADHSHLCCTTCVLLDHRKCNKVTQITSGEHKKEHDDLQKLTTDINSLTQRLRKLIEQKEDNVRSLQCEYDNIIEEITLVREKFNAALDLLVQRTINEGREVVARLQKSLQADVFLGKAALKRIQSLQDASDKIAPHDSELSTVAFMKIENELLTSDSILREIDSKSDFTLSFTLDKNIENCLATMTTLGTINTSNRSTVIATIRNSRYNIKLSGEETCEIRCICEMPNGNVIIADAKNNKIKILDKHFHVVSYCDIPAHPFYVCQITDAEVAVAVYNWVSVQEIHILALKNDTMVEKEIFKLTHPCTGIRHYNGHLYVTSKQALYRYTMTGMLLDKMYEDTSGSHTVYRFALNANVDRIYVLDLTNHKVLTLNMSGQFLASFTDPELKQPIDVHVTESGQVLVCGHTSQNIIQLNSEGT